ACTATCGCGCGAATATCGATGTGATGAAGCGCTGCGGGGTGACCGACCTGGTGGCGATCTTCGCGATCGGTTCGCTGCGAGAGGAAATGGCGCCGGGTCACTTCGTGGCAGCCGACCAGATCATTGATCGCACCGCCGGGCGCGAGCGCAGCTTTTTCGGCACCGGGATGGTCGCACACGTGGCGCTCGCCGATCCGGTCTGTGCGCGGCTTTCCGGCTTGCTGGCCGACGCAGCAGAAGGGGCAAAGGCAACGGTCCATCGCGGTGGATGCTATGTCGCGGTCAATGGCCCGCAATTCTCGACCCGCGCGGAAAGCCGGATGTACCGTGAATGGGGAGCCGACGTGATCGGCATGACGGCGATGCCCGAAGCGCGGCTCGCTCGCGAAGCCGAGCTGCCATATGCCATGCTGGCGATGGTGACTGACTATGATTCCTGGCGCGACGATGTTGCCGGGGTCGATGCGGCAGAGATATTCAAGACTCTCAAGACCACCACCGCGACAGCTCACAAGGCGATAATCGGACTGGCCAAGGCGCTTCCCAAGGCGCGCAAGACGGTCCCGGCCGACACCGCCCTCGATAATGCGCTCGTCACGCCGCCGCCGCAGCGAGACCCGCGGCTGGTGGCCATGCTCGATTCGGTGGCCGGTCGCGTGCTCGGCTGAGAGGCGCTTGCCAAGCATGATGGTTTCCTTAGAAACGAAGGGTATGGGAGAAACCGACACCAACACAACTCGCCTGGCGGATTTCCTGCCGTACCTGCTTTCGGTTTCGTCGAACGCGGTCAGCAGCCGCATTGCCGAGGCCTATCGCGCGCGGTTTGGCCTGCGGATAGCGGAATGGCGGGTGATGGCGGTGCTCGGCGATGCCGGGGCGCTGACCCAGCGCGACCTCACCGAAGCGACACTGATGGACAAGGTCGCGGTCAACCGCGCGTGCAAGGATCTCGAGGAGCGCGGACTGGCGTCGCGCCGGGCCAACGAAGCCGACGGTCGCTCGCACCATCTCGAATTGACGGCTGCGGGCAAGGATATGCACGGCCGGATCATGCCGCTGGCGCTGGAGATGGAAGAGGGTTTGTTCGCCAGCTTCACCCCGGCCGAACGCGAAACCTTCCGCAAGTTGCTCGAACGGGTGAGGGCCGCCGCGGGCGCGCTCGATCCCGATATGCTGGAAGATCGCGGCGGAGCCTAGAAAGGCTCCGCCGGATCGCCCCCGTCTTAGTGACCTGGCGTCTTGGGGTGGCTCATGCCGCCCGGGCCGGAGAATGCGTCGCTGATCGAACAGGCCGCCGGGCCGAGAATGACGATGAACAGCACCGGCAGGATGAACAGGATCAACGGCACGGTCATGATCGCCGGCAGGCGTGCAGCCTTTTCTTCCGCGCGCATCATGCGCTCGTTGCGGAACTCGGCCGACAGCACGCGAAGCGCTGAAGCGAGCGGCGTACCGTAGCGTTCGGTCTGGATCATCGTGGTCACCACGCCCTTCACCGATTCGAGGTTCACGCGGTAGGCGAGGTTGTTGAACGCCATGCGCCGTTCGGTGAGGAACGACAGCTCGATCGCGGTGAGCGCGAACTCATCGCCGAGTTCGGGATAGGCGCGCCCCAGTTCCTTGGCGACGCGATTGAACGCGGCGTCCACGGTCAAACCGGCCTCCGCGCAGATCACCAGCAGGTCGAGCGCGTCGGGCAGGCCCTTGCGAATCAAGTTGGTGCGCTTGGTGGCGAGGTTCTTGAGGTAGATTTCGGGCATCTTGTAGCCGATGCCGACTGCGGCGGTCAGCGCCATCAGGCGCTTCATGCTGCCCCATTCGGGGAAATAGTTGGCAAGATATACCACCAGGAAGACGACCAGGCCGAGCACGATCGGGATGACCATGCGGGCACCGATCACGTAGACCGCAAGTTCCTTGTTGCGGAAGCCCGCCCAGGCCAGCTTCTGCTGGATTGCCTCGATCTGGCTCTGCTGGAGAACCTTCATGTTCGCCAGCGTTTCCTTGACCTTCTCGGTCGAGTCGGTCTTCCGGATCAAGCTCTGCCGCTTGCGTGCGGTCGACTTCACGATCCCCGCCTTGAGCTCTTCGCGGCGTTCGTTGAGCGCCTTGACGCGCTTGGCCATCGGGTCCTTCACAGTGACCGCGGCATAGACCGCGAGCATCACCATCATCGCCGCGATTCCGGCGAGGATAGTACCGGCGAGGATCACGTCGACGCCGAGGAGGGTTGGGCCTGTTCCGTTGCTGATCATGGCTCTCTACTCAGATCTCGAAGCTGACCATCTTGGCCATGATGAAGACGCCGATACCCATCCAAACCAGGCCGCCAATGCCGGTCACGATGAGACGTTCGTCGCTGAAGAAGCCGCCGATGTAGTGCGGGTTGATCCACCAGATCATGATGAACACGATGAACGGCAGCGCACCGACGATGTAAGCCGAAGCTTTCGATTCCGAGCTCATCGCCTTGATCTTGAGCTTCATCTGCGAACGCTTGCGCAGCACGTCGGCGAGGTTCGACAGCGTTTCCGCCAGGTTGCCGCCGGTTTCGCGCTGGATCGCCAGGGTGATGCAGAAGAAGTTGAATTCGGCAATGCCGAGGCGGTCGGCGGTTTCCTGGAGCGATTCCTCCATCGTCCGACCGATCTTGATGCGCTCGACGATGCCCTTGAACTCCACGCCCACGGGGCCGGGAATTTCCGTTGCGACGACTGCCAGCGTCTCAGTGACGGGCAGGCCCGAACGCAGGCCGCGCACGAGCAGCTCGATCGCGTCGGGGAACTTGGCGTTGAATCCATTGGTCCGCCGCTTGATGAAAAAGTTCACCACCATGTGCGGGATGCCTGCGCCGGCAAATACACCCACCGCCAGCGACAGCAGCGCCGCGCCGGTGCGCAGGTAGAGGATTACCGTGACCGCCAGTGCGATGCCGAGCGATCCGTAGAAATACTGCGACAGCGACCAACCCTTGCCGGTCCGGTCGAGCCGGACTGCGAGCGCTTCGATCCGCGAGCCGGAGCCTGCAATCTTGTGCATCTTCGGCTTGCGCGATGCGATCGCCTTCTTGAGCTGCGATTCGACCTTGGTGTCGGTACTTTCCGAGTGGCGATAGCGCACAGCCTGCAGGCGGCGCGTGCTTTCCTTTGCCGGGGACGGGCCCGACAGCACCATGTAGCCCAGAACCAGCATGCCCATCAGGCCGCCGGCAAACAGCAGGAGCTGGAGAATGTTCATCGGCTTTCCTGCCTTCCCCTAATCCGCGTGGGACGTGGACCAAGCGCGCGCCCGGCAGGGCGCGCGCCGGCCATTACGCCTCGGCACCTTCCGTGACCGGCTTGCCCTTCTTGGCGAGCAGCGACTTGAGGTCGAAGTTCGCCAGGAGAGACTTCTTCCCGCCGGCATCATTTTCGTCGGCAGATTCGTCGCTGGCGCCCATCACGCGCTCGGCCAGCTGGCGGATCATGCCACTTGCCTTGCTCGAACGATTTGCGTCCGCGAAAGTCTGGCCGAGCTTGGCGGCGTTGGCCGCCGCCTTGCTGTCGAACGGGACCATGAAGTCGATCTTGCGTTCGATCGAGGCCTCGAAATCGGCCTTGCTGATCTCGGCAACACCTGATTGCACCTTGTTGGCAACGATGACCGGCTGCGCGTGCGCGGCATTGGTCTTGAGCCAGCTGAGGATGCGGATCGTGTCGCGCGCGCTGGCCAGTGTCAGCTCGGTAGTCAGGACCACCACGTTGACGTCGCCCAGCAGGTGCGGGAAATTGATCAGCATGTTGCGCGGCAGGTCGATCACGGTCATTTCGAACGCGTGACGGAACTCTTCTTCCAACTGGACGAAGGCGCTGCCGTCGGTCATCAGCGGCGCATTGATCGGTGCTTCCGCCGACAGGATCGCCAGGTTCTCGTTCGCCCGGATCATCGCGCGTTCGATGAACAGCCCGTCGATACGGCTCGGGTTGTCGATCGCATCGGTCAGCCCGCGGCCAGGCTCGAGATCGAGCGCGAGTGCGCCGGTCCCGAAGTGCACGTCGAGGTCGAGCAGCGCAGTCGGCATCTTGTGATCCTCGCTGAACATCCAGGCGAGCGAAGTCGCCAGGGTCGAGGCACCGACACCGCCGCGGGTACCGACGATCGCGGTCGAGATGTGGCGCTTGGCCACATCCGCATCCGACGACTTGGGCGCCGAAAACACCGCCTGCGCCTGGTTCAGCGCATCGCGCAGCTGGGCAGCCGAGAGCGGCTTAAGCAGGTAGTCGTGGATCCCGCTCGCGAGCAGGTCGCGATAGAGCCGCACGTCGTTCACCTGGCCGATCGCGATCACCACCGTGCCGGGTTCGCAAACCTCGGCCAGGGCGTTGATGTCGTTCAGCGGGTCACCGCTTTCCGACAGGTCGACCATCAGGATGTTCGGGCTGGCTGAGACCGACAGGGCCTGGACTGCGTTGCGCAGGCCGCCCTTGGCGCACTTCTCGGGCGCCCAGCCCATTTCGATGACCACCGGACGCAGCGTGTCGAGCGCGCTGTCGTCGCACAGGAAGGCCGCAAACGGGTCGCGCCCACCGGCGCCGGGTTTCCATGGTGCGTTCATTTTAGTGGCCTCCTCCTGAGCTGCCGCCGCTGCCACCCGTGGCACCAGCGGACTTGAGTTCGCCGGCACCGGTGTTGGCCTTGTTGCGATAGGTTTCGATCGCCTTGTTCGAGCTCATGACCACGGTGTCGCCCATGTGATCCTGGCCCTTGATCAGGTCTTCCGGGTTGGCGACCATCGCGGCGAGGTTGCTGTTGACCGCACAACCGTAATCGCGCGACGTAGCGTTGTTGTAGTTCGCATCGCTTGTCGCCGACCAGTCCGGGCAACCCGGAACGCTGGCGGTCGAACGCGTGATCACGATCCGGGTCATGCCCATCGGAATCTCGCCGGTGGTGACCGGTGCCCCGTCGCTCAGCAGGATGCCGTGGCGTCCGGCAAGCGCGGCAATCGCGTTGCGCGTCGCCGGAGTGGTTTGCGAGCCGTCGATCGAAACCCGATCGCCGTAGCGCAGGTCCATGGCCTCGAACCAGCCAGAGACGCGCTGCTGCTCGGGGATGGAAAGCCCGTCGTAGCCGCTCGCGACATCGAGCGTGTAGTTGGTCCGCTTCACTACCGGCTGCTTGACCGAATAAAGCGTGCGGTTGGTCGGCATTCCGCCGCAACCTGCCAGCGAAAGGCCCATGCTGAGGGCGATCGCGCCGGCGACTGTGCGTGTGATGGCGTTGGTCATCTCTCTAGCCTTTCGATTAGAAGCTGAAGCCGGGCTTCGCGACGTCGGCCGCACTGGCCTGGCGCTGCTTGCCCTTCTTCTTGCGGGTGTCCTTGGCGTCAGCCTGGAGCGATTTCTGCTCCTGCTGCAGCGCCGCCGGATCCATCATGTAGGAAACCGAAGGATCGGGCGCGGTGCCGCCTTCGACGGTCGGCTTGGGCCGATCTGGCGAAGTATTCCCGCCGCTTTCCTGCATTCCCAGGAAGCGCTGCAATTCGTTCGGCGCGGAGAATCCGTCGGTCGGCAGCTTGATGTCGCTGCTGTCAACCGGCTTCACGAGATACGGCGTAACCACGATAACCAGTTCGGTCTGTCCCTTGCGGAACGAGGTCGAGCGGAACAGGTTACCCAGGATCGGTACGTCGCCGAGCGCCGGGGTCTTGTCGATCGAGTTCTGCGCGTTGTTGCTCATCAAGCCGGCGATCATGAAGCTCTGGCCGGAGCCGAGCTCGATGGTCGTTTCCGCACGGCGGATAGTCAGTGCCGGGATCTGGAAGCCGTTCAGCGTCACTGCGCCCTGGCTCGAAAGCTCCGACACTTCCGGGCGGACCCGCAGCGAAATGCGGCCGTTGGCAAGAACCGTCGGCGTGTACGACAGGCTGACGCCGTAGCGCTTGTATTCGACCGAAGTCGTGCCGAGACCCTGGCTGATCGGGATGGGGTATTCGCCGCCGGCAAGGAAGTCGGCAGTTTCACCCGAGATCGCGGTCAGGTTGGGCTGGGCCAGTGTGGTGACGAGGCCGATCCGTTCGGCGAGGTCGAACGCGCCGAGCACGTTGAGGCCAAACAGCTTGCCGAGGCCGGCAATGGTCGAGCCCGAACCGATCGTATCGACGCCCGGCCCGGTTACGGTTGTCCCGTCGGGCAGCGTGGTGGTGATGCCCTTGACGCCGGAACCGACCCCGAGACCCCCCTGCGGGCTGTAGGTGCCCTGCGCCAGGTTGCGGCCGCTGCCGATACCGATCTTGAACCCGTCACCGGTGTTGTAAGTGGTCAGGTTGGAGCCCAGTTCGCGAACCAGCGATCGGCTGACTTCGGCGAACTTGACCTGCAGGTTGACCTGCAGCGGGGTCGCCGTTTTCAGGCGGCTGATGACGTTGGCATCCTTGCCAACGAACGCCTGCACCAGGCGCTCGGCTTCGGCAGCGTCTTCCGGCGCGGCCACGGTGCCGGTCAGCAGGAAGGTGTTGACCCCCATCGTGCTCACCGCGATCTTGGCTTCGGGCATCGCAAGAGTGAGCATCTGGCCCACGCTGTCGATGTTCGAACCGACCCGGATGTTGGCCGACCAGATCACGTCACCGGCCTTGTTGCTTGCATAGACGGTGGTCTCGCCGCCGGCCTTGCCCATCAGGAACAGCTGGCGCGCGGACTTGATCTGCACGTCGGCGATCGAGTCGTTGGCGACGAACACGTCGGACATAGTGCCGGGCACGTTGATCAGTTCGCCGCGGCCGATCGACAGGTTGATGTCGCGGCTGGGAGAAACCGTGCTCTGGGCCTGCTGGGCCAGCGCCGGGGCGGCGGGCAGCCCGGCGAGGGGCAGCGCGGCGACGCCAGCGATCAGCATGGTTGAGATTAGGCGACGCTTCATTGTCTTGCCCCTCGAAGTGGATTCGAAATCCGGGATGGTGTGCGTGTCGGTCATCGCTGCGCTCCTCACGGATAGGTGCTGCCCATCGTGTTACCGATGGCCTGACCGGCGTTGCCGACTGCTGCGGCGGTAGAATCGACCACCTGACCAGTCCTGCTCGAAAGCATCACGGTCGAGGTGTCCTTGCCGCGGGTGACCCGGACGACCGGACCTGCGGGGCGCATCATCAGCGCACTGTTGTTGGCCATTCCGGGCACCATGCGCGGAGCCGGTTTGGGCAGGCTCTTGAGCTGGAAGCGCGAGACGTCACCACCGGTCTGGTAGGTCGACGGACCGTCTTCGGGCTGGTTGGCCGCTTCTGCCAATAGTAGCTCTTCCTGCTGCGGTGTCGCATTGTCGGGAATCTTGACCTTGCCCGAAGCTATTGCGGATTCGAGCTGGGTCTTGTTGTCCGCGATCGAGCGCAGCGACAGGCTGAGCGTACCGATGGTCTGGGCAACGGCAACCTGCTCGGCGATCTTCGGCGTCACTTCCAGCGTGACGGTGCGGAACGCCTTGACAACGGTCTTGCCGTCAACA
Above is a window of Tsuneonella mangrovi DNA encoding:
- the mtnP gene encoding S-methyl-5'-thioadenosine phosphorylase — translated: MKGQRKEAWHIGVIGGTGLYDGLPLDDAQEIAVASPFGEPSGPVTTGRIGGIRFTFLARHGEGHRIPADEVNYRANIDVMKRCGVTDLVAIFAIGSLREEMAPGHFVAADQIIDRTAGRERSFFGTGMVAHVALADPVCARLSGLLADAAEGAKATVHRGGCYVAVNGPQFSTRAESRMYREWGADVIGMTAMPEARLAREAELPYAMLAMVTDYDSWRDDVAGVDAAEIFKTLKTTTATAHKAIIGLAKALPKARKTVPADTALDNALVTPPPQRDPRLVAMLDSVAGRVLG
- a CDS encoding MarR family winged helix-turn-helix transcriptional regulator is translated as MGETDTNTTRLADFLPYLLSVSSNAVSSRIAEAYRARFGLRIAEWRVMAVLGDAGALTQRDLTEATLMDKVAVNRACKDLEERGLASRRANEADGRSHHLELTAAGKDMHGRIMPLALEMEEGLFASFTPAERETFRKLLERVRAAAGALDPDMLEDRGGA
- a CDS encoding type II secretion system F family protein, which codes for MISNGTGPTLLGVDVILAGTILAGIAAMMVMLAVYAAVTVKDPMAKRVKALNERREELKAGIVKSTARKRQSLIRKTDSTEKVKETLANMKVLQQSQIEAIQQKLAWAGFRNKELAVYVIGARMVIPIVLGLVVFLVVYLANYFPEWGSMKRLMALTAAVGIGYKMPEIYLKNLATKRTNLIRKGLPDALDLLVICAEAGLTVDAAFNRVAKELGRAYPELGDEFALTAIELSFLTERRMAFNNLAYRVNLESVKGVVTTMIQTERYGTPLASALRVLSAEFRNERMMRAEEKAARLPAIMTVPLILFILPVLFIVILGPAACSISDAFSGPGGMSHPKTPGH
- a CDS encoding type II secretion system F family protein, with the translated sequence MNILQLLLFAGGLMGMLVLGYMVLSGPSPAKESTRRLQAVRYRHSESTDTKVESQLKKAIASRKPKMHKIAGSGSRIEALAVRLDRTGKGWSLSQYFYGSLGIALAVTVILYLRTGAALLSLAVGVFAGAGIPHMVVNFFIKRRTNGFNAKFPDAIELLVRGLRSGLPVTETLAVVATEIPGPVGVEFKGIVERIKIGRTMEESLQETADRLGIAEFNFFCITLAIQRETGGNLAETLSNLADVLRKRSQMKLKIKAMSSESKASAYIVGALPFIVFIMIWWINPHYIGGFFSDERLIVTGIGGLVWMGIGVFIMAKMVSFEI
- a CDS encoding pilus assembly protein CpaE, producing the protein MNAPWKPGAGGRDPFAAFLCDDSALDTLRPVVIEMGWAPEKCAKGGLRNAVQALSVSASPNILMVDLSESGDPLNDINALAEVCEPGTVVIAIGQVNDVRLYRDLLASGIHDYLLKPLSAAQLRDALNQAQAVFSAPKSSDADVAKRHISTAIVGTRGGVGASTLATSLAWMFSEDHKMPTALLDLDVHFGTGALALDLEPGRGLTDAIDNPSRIDGLFIERAMIRANENLAILSAEAPINAPLMTDGSAFVQLEEEFRHAFEMTVIDLPRNMLINFPHLLGDVNVVVLTTELTLASARDTIRILSWLKTNAAHAQPVIVANKVQSGVAEISKADFEASIERKIDFMVPFDSKAAANAAKLGQTFADANRSSKASGMIRQLAERVMGASDESADENDAGGKKSLLANFDLKSLLAKKGKPVTEGAEA
- a CDS encoding CpaD family pilus assembly protein; this encodes MTNAITRTVAGAIALSMGLSLAGCGGMPTNRTLYSVKQPVVKRTNYTLDVASGYDGLSIPEQQRVSGWFEAMDLRYGDRVSIDGSQTTPATRNAIAALAGRHGILLSDGAPVTTGEIPMGMTRIVITRSTASVPGCPDWSATSDANYNNATSRDYGCAVNSNLAAMVANPEDLIKGQDHMGDTVVMSSNKAIETYRNKANTGAGELKSAGATGGSGGSSGGGH
- a CDS encoding type II and III secretion system protein family protein, which encodes MTDTHTIPDFESTSRGKTMKRRLISTMLIAGVAALPLAGLPAAPALAQQAQSTVSPSRDINLSIGRGELINVPGTMSDVFVANDSIADVQIKSARQLFLMGKAGGETTVYASNKAGDVIWSANIRVGSNIDSVGQMLTLAMPEAKIAVSTMGVNTFLLTGTVAAPEDAAEAERLVQAFVGKDANVISRLKTATPLQVNLQVKFAEVSRSLVRELGSNLTTYNTGDGFKIGIGSGRNLAQGTYSPQGGLGVGSGVKGITTTLPDGTTVTGPGVDTIGSGSTIAGLGKLFGLNVLGAFDLAERIGLVTTLAQPNLTAISGETADFLAGGEYPIPISQGLGTTSVEYKRYGVSLSYTPTVLANGRISLRVRPEVSELSSQGAVTLNGFQIPALTIRRAETTIELGSGQSFMIAGLMSNNAQNSIDKTPALGDVPILGNLFRSTSFRKGQTELVIVVTPYLVKPVDSSDIKLPTDGFSAPNELQRFLGMQESGGNTSPDRPKPTVEGGTAPDPSVSYMMDPAALQQEQKSLQADAKDTRKKKGKQRQASAADVAKPGFSF